Proteins from one Nilaparvata lugens isolate BPH chromosome 10, ASM1435652v1, whole genome shotgun sequence genomic window:
- the LOC111064417 gene encoding uncharacterized protein LOC111064417 isoform X1, whose product MVNESTTVMEEAKTSKARQKSAKSKTKLQSTSKEKREPKQKVRKERRDQEEEEDDGRQSPWVDLPDLLLERIYDHLTIKERFYTSQVCKSWNRGFYMPFSWSTFVFDEYTLTRRRFNYYSGWQYILDHLRTQQCLSTIGSAIRVLIFRPMTNFYNLYEFMNMISFYVERQAEDDSWTQSCGIAANIHTLHYTFPCSMQARDESERERLYGTGGKLLAALKRLMSNLSPSLRHLKLVDLMLDNSEALHLLDQFCCDCATSLRTLILINATKYVCPLLHVGCFLNLKTLIISPQNLSDDIVYLLSETGLQDLHIIQNRYTPLEVPAVGAKCWRECAKRSAHLSVHLRVESKRERQLLWQEAAPVRTVLFSSPQCKLTTELILKCVDLYGAKLEVFGHLGIPRFHQPESFNERNDPFLLLLCKMCPNLQTLAIRERISTATILLLAEFSKNLRNFYVRRNAVILRADWPKNPEWSDEFYYWLRKTSRSYELTEKEVSHKLGYKWTMLDDKEYKRVKPIVDTNNFL is encoded by the exons ATGGTCAATGAGTCGACAACTGTCATGGAAGAAGCGAAGACTTCTAAGGCGAGACAGAAGTCCGCAAAATCAA AAACCAAACTACAATCGACATCAAAAGAGAAACGGGAACCGAAACAAAAAGTAAGGAAAGAGAGAAGAGAccaggaagaggaagaagatgacgGCAGACAGAGTCCATGGGTGGATCTGCCCGATCTACTTTTGGAGAGAATTTACGATCACCTCACTATTAAGGAGCGCTTTTATACGTCGCAGGTTTGCAAAAGTTGGAATCGAGGGTTCTATATGCCCTTCTCATGGTCCACCTTTGTTTTCGACGAGTACACACTGACAAGACGCAGGTTCAACTATTATTCTGGGTGGCAG TACATTCTGGACCACCTTCGCACACAGCAGTGCCTGTCGACTATTGGCAGTGCCATCAGGGTGCTGATCTTCCGGCCGATGACCAACTTCTACAACCTGTACGAATTCATGAACATGATCTCGTTCTACGTGGAGCGGCAGGCGGAGGATGACAGCTGGACTCAGTCGTGCGGCATAGCGGCCAACATCCACACGCTGCACTACACGTTCCCCTGCAGTATGCAGGCTAGGGACGAGTCGGAGCGGGAGAGGTTGTATGGCACTGGAG GTAAACTTCTAGCAGCCCTTAAACGCCTGATGAGCAACCTGAGTCCCTCGCTGCGTCACCTGAAACTGGTCGACCTGATGCTGGACAACAGTGAAGCTCTCCACCTGTTGGACCAGTTCTGTTGCGACTGCGCAACCTCTCTGCGCACCCTCATCCTAATCAATGCCACCAAATATGTGTGTCCTCTGCTACATGTGGGATGTTTCCTCAATTTGAAG ACACTAATAATCAGCCCGCAAAATCTGAGCGACGACATAGTCTACCTGCTAAGCGAGACCGGCCTTCAAGACCTGCACATAATTCAAAACCGGTACACACCACTTGAAGTTCCCGCCGTTGGCGCCAAATGCTGGCGGGAGTGCGCAAAGCGTTCTGCGCATCTATCGGTGCACCTGCGCGTCGAGTCAAAGCGAGAGAGACAGCTGTTATGGCAGGAGGCGGCTCCCGTGCGAACGGTGCTCTTCAGCTCGCCGCAGTGCAAG TTGACAacagaattaatattgaaatgtgtgGACCTCTACGGAGCAAAACTAGAAGTTTTTGGCCACCTGGGCATACCGAGATTTCACCAACCTGAGTCCTTCAACGAGCGAAACGATCCGTTTCTGCTGCTACTCTGCAAAATGTGTCCTAATCTTCAAACTTTG GCCATTCGCGAACGTATCTCCACAGCCACCATCCTACTCCTAGCTGAATTCAGTAAAAATTTGCGCAATTTCTATGTGCGTCGTAACGCAGTGATCCTGCGCGCTGATTGGCCCAAAAATCCCGAATGGTCGGACGAATTCTACTATTGGCTGAGGAAGACTTCGCGATCCTACGAGCTGACCGAGAAAGAGGTGTCCCATAAACTGGGCTACAAATGGACTATGCTTGATGATAAGGAGTACAAACGAGTAAAGCCTATTGTCGATACTAATAACTTTTTGTGA
- the LOC111064417 gene encoding uncharacterized protein LOC111064417 isoform X2, whose product MPFSWSTFVFDEYTLTRRRFNYYSGWQYILDHLRTQQCLSTIGSAIRVLIFRPMTNFYNLYEFMNMISFYVERQAEDDSWTQSCGIAANIHTLHYTFPCSMQARDESERERLYGTGGKLLAALKRLMSNLSPSLRHLKLVDLMLDNSEALHLLDQFCCDCATSLRTLILINATKYVCPLLHVGCFLNLKTLIISPQNLSDDIVYLLSETGLQDLHIIQNRYTPLEVPAVGAKCWRECAKRSAHLSVHLRVESKRERQLLWQEAAPVRTVLFSSPQCKLTTELILKCVDLYGAKLEVFGHLGIPRFHQPESFNERNDPFLLLLCKMCPNLQTLAIRERISTATILLLAEFSKNLRNFYVRRNAVILRADWPKNPEWSDEFYYWLRKTSRSYELTEKEVSHKLGYKWTMLDDKEYKRVKPIVDTNNFL is encoded by the exons ATGCCCTTCTCATGGTCCACCTTTGTTTTCGACGAGTACACACTGACAAGACGCAGGTTCAACTATTATTCTGGGTGGCAG TACATTCTGGACCACCTTCGCACACAGCAGTGCCTGTCGACTATTGGCAGTGCCATCAGGGTGCTGATCTTCCGGCCGATGACCAACTTCTACAACCTGTACGAATTCATGAACATGATCTCGTTCTACGTGGAGCGGCAGGCGGAGGATGACAGCTGGACTCAGTCGTGCGGCATAGCGGCCAACATCCACACGCTGCACTACACGTTCCCCTGCAGTATGCAGGCTAGGGACGAGTCGGAGCGGGAGAGGTTGTATGGCACTGGAG GTAAACTTCTAGCAGCCCTTAAACGCCTGATGAGCAACCTGAGTCCCTCGCTGCGTCACCTGAAACTGGTCGACCTGATGCTGGACAACAGTGAAGCTCTCCACCTGTTGGACCAGTTCTGTTGCGACTGCGCAACCTCTCTGCGCACCCTCATCCTAATCAATGCCACCAAATATGTGTGTCCTCTGCTACATGTGGGATGTTTCCTCAATTTGAAG ACACTAATAATCAGCCCGCAAAATCTGAGCGACGACATAGTCTACCTGCTAAGCGAGACCGGCCTTCAAGACCTGCACATAATTCAAAACCGGTACACACCACTTGAAGTTCCCGCCGTTGGCGCCAAATGCTGGCGGGAGTGCGCAAAGCGTTCTGCGCATCTATCGGTGCACCTGCGCGTCGAGTCAAAGCGAGAGAGACAGCTGTTATGGCAGGAGGCGGCTCCCGTGCGAACGGTGCTCTTCAGCTCGCCGCAGTGCAAG TTGACAacagaattaatattgaaatgtgtgGACCTCTACGGAGCAAAACTAGAAGTTTTTGGCCACCTGGGCATACCGAGATTTCACCAACCTGAGTCCTTCAACGAGCGAAACGATCCGTTTCTGCTGCTACTCTGCAAAATGTGTCCTAATCTTCAAACTTTG GCCATTCGCGAACGTATCTCCACAGCCACCATCCTACTCCTAGCTGAATTCAGTAAAAATTTGCGCAATTTCTATGTGCGTCGTAACGCAGTGATCCTGCGCGCTGATTGGCCCAAAAATCCCGAATGGTCGGACGAATTCTACTATTGGCTGAGGAAGACTTCGCGATCCTACGAGCTGACCGAGAAAGAGGTGTCCCATAAACTGGGCTACAAATGGACTATGCTTGATGATAAGGAGTACAAACGAGTAAAGCCTATTGTCGATACTAATAACTTTTTGTGA